In a single window of the Streptomyces cinnabarinus genome:
- a CDS encoding MMPL family transporter: MFNKLAALATGRRKLVLWLGLLFCVVAGGLGGAVNSKLSSGGYEVPDAPSTQANAILSEEFGTGEPNLVLLVKTPKGVDDPDTAAKGAELTEKLGAEDGVQEAASYWTLDKAPSLRAEKSDSALVLAHLEGNEDEVDDYLAKLRPHYEEGFEGLQIQFGGRAEAYAEMNEQTQEDLALAETLVLPLTLILLVFIFRGVIAALLPLAVGIVAIIGALGVLRVLVELTDVSVFAMNLTTGLGLGLGIDYSLFVVSRYREELSKGVAVNDAIATSLRTAGRTVLYSAITVALSLSALLLFPMYFLRSFAYAGIAVVAFAVVAALVLLPALLAVIGTRINKWSWNRKKAEKSVESGFWHRLATLVMRRPLPLATGVIVILLFLGSPFLGIKLNLADERTLPSDAEAHQVGTVLIEDYSAREMEPLMVVAEDAGGAGDLESKVAAYAETLSELDNVARVDALTGSYTDGKQIAPAGAINERYEKGEGTWLSVIPEVGSYTDEGQDLVVDVRDAKAPFEDVKVAGTAASFKDTMTSLTDRMPWALLLIAVSTFVLLFLMTGSVLMPVKAFVLNLLSLTATFGAMVWVFQDGNLMWLTGDFTVTGGIVATTPIMMFCVAFGLSMDYEVFLLSRIKEEYDRGGDNTRAVALGLQRTGGLVTAAAALIALVFASFLVSGITYMKLLGLGLALAVLMDATLVRGILVPAFMRMAGRYNWWAPRPLTRIYERFGLSEGEDDAPSGGKTVNTPGREPADVGR, translated from the coding sequence ATGTTCAACAAGCTGGCCGCGCTGGCGACCGGCCGCCGAAAGCTGGTGCTCTGGCTGGGACTGCTGTTCTGCGTCGTGGCCGGAGGACTGGGCGGCGCGGTCAACAGCAAGCTGTCCTCCGGTGGTTACGAGGTGCCCGACGCACCGTCGACGCAGGCGAACGCGATCCTCAGCGAGGAGTTCGGCACCGGTGAGCCCAATCTCGTGCTGCTGGTGAAGACGCCGAAGGGAGTCGACGACCCGGACACCGCGGCCAAGGGCGCCGAGCTGACCGAGAAGCTCGGCGCCGAGGACGGCGTCCAGGAGGCCGCCTCGTACTGGACCCTGGACAAGGCGCCCAGCTTGCGCGCCGAGAAGTCCGACTCCGCCCTCGTCCTCGCCCATCTTGAGGGCAACGAGGATGAGGTCGACGACTATCTCGCGAAGCTCCGCCCGCACTACGAGGAGGGCTTCGAGGGCCTCCAGATCCAGTTCGGCGGCCGCGCCGAGGCCTACGCGGAGATGAACGAGCAGACCCAGGAGGACCTGGCGCTCGCCGAGACCCTGGTGCTGCCGCTCACCCTGATCCTGCTGGTCTTCATCTTCCGCGGGGTCATCGCGGCCCTGCTGCCGCTGGCCGTCGGCATCGTCGCCATCATCGGCGCGCTCGGAGTGCTCAGGGTGCTGGTGGAGCTGACCGATGTGTCGGTCTTCGCGATGAACCTCACCACCGGCCTCGGACTCGGCCTCGGCATCGACTACAGCCTCTTCGTGGTCAGCAGGTACCGCGAGGAACTGAGCAAGGGCGTCGCGGTCAACGACGCCATCGCCACCAGCCTGCGCACCGCCGGCCGTACCGTCCTGTACTCGGCCATCACCGTGGCCCTGTCGCTGTCCGCGCTGCTGCTGTTCCCGATGTACTTCCTGCGCTCCTTCGCCTACGCCGGTATCGCGGTCGTCGCCTTCGCGGTGGTCGCGGCCCTGGTGCTGCTGCCCGCGCTGCTCGCGGTCATCGGCACCCGGATCAACAAGTGGTCCTGGAACCGCAAGAAGGCCGAGAAGTCGGTGGAGAGCGGCTTCTGGCACCGGCTCGCCACGCTGGTGATGCGCCGCCCGCTGCCGCTGGCCACCGGTGTCATCGTGATCCTGCTCTTCCTCGGCTCACCGTTCCTCGGCATCAAGCTCAACCTCGCCGACGAGCGCACGCTGCCCTCGGACGCCGAGGCGCACCAGGTGGGCACGGTCCTCATCGAGGACTACTCGGCCCGCGAGATGGAACCGCTCATGGTCGTCGCCGAGGACGCCGGAGGCGCGGGCGACCTGGAATCCAAGGTCGCGGCCTACGCCGAGACCCTGTCCGAGCTCGACAACGTCGCTCGCGTGGACGCCCTGACCGGCTCCTACACGGACGGCAAGCAGATCGCCCCGGCCGGCGCGATCAACGAGCGCTACGAGAAGGGCGAGGGCACCTGGCTCTCGGTGATCCCGGAGGTCGGCTCCTACACCGACGAGGGCCAGGACCTGGTCGTCGACGTGCGGGACGCGAAGGCGCCGTTCGAGGACGTGAAGGTCGCGGGTACCGCCGCCTCCTTCAAGGACACGATGACCTCGCTGACCGACCGGATGCCGTGGGCACTGCTGCTGATCGCCGTCTCCACGTTCGTGCTGCTGTTCCTGATGACGGGCAGCGTGCTGATGCCGGTGAAGGCGTTCGTGCTCAACCTGCTGAGCCTCACCGCCACCTTCGGCGCCATGGTCTGGGTCTTCCAGGACGGCAACCTGATGTGGCTGACCGGCGACTTCACCGTCACCGGCGGCATCGTCGCGACGACCCCGATCATGATGTTCTGCGTGGCCTTCGGGCTCTCCATGGACTACGAGGTGTTCCTGCTCTCGCGGATCAAGGAGGAGTACGACCGGGGCGGTGACAACACCCGGGCCGTGGCCCTGGGCCTCCAGCGCACGGGTGGTCTGGTGACCGCGGCCGCCGCGCTGATCGCCCTGGTCTTCGCCTCCTTCCTGGTCTCCGGCATCACCTATATGAAGCTGCTGGGCCTCGGTCTGGCGCTGGCGGTCCTGATGGACGCCACGCTGGTGCGGGGCATCCTCGTGCCGGCGTTCATGCGGATGGCCGGCCGCTACAACTGGTGGGCGCCGCGCCCGCTGACCCGGATCTACGAGCGGTTCGGGCTGAGCGAGGGCGAGGACGACGCCCCCTCCGGCGGCAAGACCGTGAACACCCCGGGGCGCGAGCCCGCGGACGTCGGTCGCTGA
- a CDS encoding phosphopantetheine-binding protein encodes MSDQLTPGHALLLEFVDLPELLDGIGRDDDLTTAGLNSGDLIRLALAIEEQTGNPLDDDELTALHTVAGIDQVLTARAASVSEAR; translated from the coding sequence ATGTCCGACCAGCTCACCCCGGGCCACGCGCTCCTGCTGGAGTTCGTCGATCTGCCCGAACTGCTCGACGGCATCGGCCGTGACGACGATCTGACGACGGCCGGGCTGAACTCCGGCGACCTGATCCGGCTCGCCCTCGCCATCGAGGAGCAGACCGGCAACCCGCTCGACGACGACGAGCTGACCGCGCTGCACACCGTCGCCGGCATCGACCAGGTGCTGACCGCGCGCGCCGCGTCCGTGAGCGAGGCCCGCTGA
- a CDS encoding class I adenylate-forming enzyme family protein, with translation MAHFVRRHAGQRPDALALADERLSLTWRELDERTDALAAALIDRGIGPGERLVVSSPNRVEVLELYIAAGKAGAIVCPVNHSFPAPEVEHVVSNSAPRGVIAEQGVLDRLGDAFGDSWKLALDSAAYEEMLATPRRALPLPQMDDLFAILHTSATTGRAKGVAVTHRSVSACYTALAAEARFTADDVMLNPCPLFHGSMVIGLALLAAGGTLVLQREFAPQRFLAEAEQRGATRAFLVPSMVRFAMRTKAFDSTDLSTLVDVMFGGAPMSEELLRESLERFPCPFRGIYGITEGGGPIATVLFGGAEDHGADAAARELRLRSAGRMLPGCHIEVQDKEGGALPPGEIGEVCVRGDGLMRGYWRNPAATESTLRDGWLRTGDLGYSDADGYLYLVDRINDVLIRGGQNVYPAEIERVLGAQRGVADAAVVGAPSEEWGEVPVAFVVAEGEEVSAAGLLKACASELASYKRPVRIEFVSEIPRSAAGKILRRKLRERFADGMPGAAPVPPGERGA, from the coding sequence ATGGCCCACTTCGTCCGGCGGCACGCCGGACAGCGCCCCGACGCACTCGCCCTCGCCGACGAGCGGCTCTCGCTCACCTGGCGTGAACTCGACGAACGTACCGACGCGTTGGCCGCCGCGCTGATCGACCGCGGGATCGGCCCCGGTGAGCGGCTCGTCGTCAGCTCGCCCAACCGGGTCGAGGTGCTGGAGCTGTACATCGCGGCCGGCAAGGCCGGAGCGATCGTCTGCCCCGTCAACCACTCCTTCCCGGCCCCTGAGGTCGAACACGTCGTCTCCAACTCCGCGCCGCGCGGTGTGATCGCCGAGCAGGGCGTGCTGGACCGGCTCGGGGACGCCTTCGGCGACAGCTGGAAGCTGGCCCTGGACAGTGCCGCCTACGAGGAGATGCTCGCCACTCCGCGCCGGGCGCTGCCGCTGCCGCAGATGGACGACCTGTTCGCGATCCTGCACACCTCGGCCACCACCGGCCGGGCCAAGGGCGTCGCCGTCACCCACCGCTCGGTGTCCGCCTGTTACACCGCGCTGGCCGCCGAGGCCCGGTTCACCGCGGACGACGTGATGCTCAACCCGTGCCCGCTGTTCCACGGCTCCATGGTGATCGGCCTGGCCCTGCTCGCGGCGGGCGGAACCCTCGTCCTCCAGCGGGAGTTCGCCCCGCAGCGCTTCCTCGCCGAGGCCGAGCAGCGCGGCGCCACCCGCGCCTTCCTGGTGCCGTCGATGGTCCGCTTCGCGATGCGCACCAAGGCGTTCGACTCCACCGACCTGTCCACCCTCGTCGACGTCATGTTCGGCGGCGCCCCCATGTCGGAGGAGCTGCTGCGCGAGTCCCTGGAGCGCTTCCCCTGCCCGTTCCGCGGGATCTACGGCATCACCGAGGGCGGCGGCCCGATCGCCACCGTGCTGTTCGGCGGGGCCGAGGACCACGGCGCCGACGCCGCGGCCCGGGAGCTCCGGCTGCGCTCGGCCGGGCGGATGCTGCCCGGCTGCCACATCGAGGTCCAGGACAAGGAGGGCGGCGCGCTGCCCCCGGGCGAGATCGGCGAGGTCTGCGTCCGCGGCGACGGTCTGATGCGCGGCTACTGGCGCAACCCGGCCGCCACCGAGTCCACCCTGCGCGACGGCTGGCTGCGCACCGGTGACCTCGGCTACTCCGACGCCGACGGCTATCTGTACCTGGTCGACCGCATCAACGACGTGCTCATCCGCGGCGGGCAGAACGTCTACCCGGCCGAGATCGAGCGGGTCCTGGGCGCCCAGCGCGGTGTCGCCGACGCGGCGGTCGTGGGCGCCCCCTCGGAGGAGTGGGGCGAGGTCCCCGTCGCGTTCGTGGTCGCCGAGGGCGAAGAGGTGTCCGCCGCCGGGCTGCTGAAGGCCTGCGCCAGTGAACTGGCCAGCTACAAGCGGCCGGTGCGCATCGAGTTCGTGTCCGAGATCCCGCGCAGCGCGGCCGGCAAGATCCTGCGCCGCAAGCTGCGGGAGCGATTCGCCGACGGGATGCCGGGCGCTGCCCCGGTGCCGCCCGGCGAGCGGGGAGCGTGA
- a CDS encoding FAD-dependent monooxygenase, translating into MSAVRVACIGAGPGGLMLALLLRRLGGHEVDVFERSPAGATYGFGVVFSRFSLARLRRAAPDAVAALLDRGARWDDVEVCRDGERIRSSGHGFAAVERRTLLTALTELAEQAGARLHFGTEADAADLLGRYDVVVAADGAGSRTRTAYAGEFGADVAPGSGRYAWFAVDRAFDAMTFLFADSEYGPVGAHVYPYAPDRSTFLVELGEEAWQRSGFTEGSSRPPGWNDEQAMEFCAEVFAEHLRGAKLLGNGSRWLMFPKISSARWSTGRLVGLGDAVHTAHFSVGSGTTMALEDAVELARRLAEHQDGDDLDATLAAYEATRRPIVESVQQAAWASQRMWSHAEEHRSLDPATLMLRLLTRTGQSSADVLLRLDPQLAKIGDGVTALPEGPVPTLVEPAERPGTAVLLGHDSTVLVTTDADATAVREAGERLRALRLEQPDAALGLLVRAPAPAEEPVARAVDSVAALAAAVPLDVVAVAPGTELPAADRTARSALAERLTATGTRTAYVCRPNELSQGWTHVRSGRAAVVWTTEA; encoded by the coding sequence GTGAGCGCGGTGCGAGTCGCCTGCATAGGCGCGGGGCCCGGCGGTCTGATGCTGGCCCTGCTGCTGCGCCGCCTCGGCGGCCACGAGGTCGATGTCTTCGAACGCAGCCCCGCCGGCGCCACGTACGGCTTCGGTGTCGTCTTCTCCCGCTTCAGCCTGGCCCGGCTGCGCCGCGCCGCCCCCGACGCGGTCGCCGCCCTGCTGGACCGCGGCGCCCGCTGGGACGACGTGGAGGTGTGCCGGGACGGTGAGCGGATCCGCTCCTCCGGCCACGGCTTCGCCGCGGTCGAGCGGCGCACCCTGCTCACCGCGCTGACCGAACTGGCCGAACAGGCGGGCGCCCGGCTGCACTTCGGCACCGAGGCGGACGCGGCCGACCTGCTGGGGCGGTACGACGTGGTCGTGGCCGCGGACGGTGCCGGCAGCCGCACCCGGACCGCGTACGCCGGGGAGTTCGGGGCCGACGTCGCCCCCGGCTCCGGCCGGTACGCCTGGTTCGCGGTGGACCGTGCCTTCGACGCGATGACGTTCCTCTTCGCGGACAGTGAGTACGGCCCGGTCGGCGCCCATGTGTACCCGTACGCGCCGGACCGCTCGACGTTCCTGGTCGAGCTGGGCGAGGAGGCGTGGCAGCGGTCCGGTTTCACCGAGGGCAGCAGCAGGCCGCCCGGCTGGAACGACGAGCAGGCCATGGAGTTCTGCGCCGAGGTGTTCGCCGAGCATCTGCGCGGGGCGAAGCTGCTCGGCAACGGGTCGCGCTGGCTGATGTTCCCGAAGATCTCCAGTGCCCGCTGGTCCACCGGCCGCCTGGTGGGTCTCGGCGACGCCGTCCACACCGCGCACTTCTCCGTCGGCTCGGGCACCACCATGGCCCTGGAGGACGCGGTCGAACTGGCCCGTCGGCTCGCCGAGCACCAGGACGGCGACGATCTCGACGCGACGCTCGCCGCGTACGAGGCGACCCGCCGGCCGATCGTGGAGTCGGTCCAGCAGGCCGCCTGGGCGAGCCAGCGGATGTGGTCCCACGCCGAGGAGCACCGGTCCCTGGACCCGGCCACCCTGATGCTCCGCCTGCTGACCCGCACCGGCCAGTCCTCGGCGGATGTGCTGCTGCGGCTCGATCCCCAGCTCGCGAAGATCGGCGACGGGGTGACGGCCCTTCCCGAGGGCCCGGTCCCCACGCTGGTCGAGCCGGCCGAGCGGCCTGGCACCGCGGTGCTCCTCGGTCACGACAGCACGGTGCTGGTCACGACGGACGCCGACGCCACGGCCGTACGAGAAGCCGGTGAGCGGTTGCGGGCGCTGCGGCTCGAACAGCCCGACGCCGCCCTCGGGTTGCTGGTCCGGGCACCGGCGCCCGCGGAGGAGCCGGTGGCCCGTGCGGTCGACTCGGTCGCCGCGCTCGCCGCCGCCGTACCCCTCGATGTCGTCGCCGTCGCTCCCGGCACGGAACTCCCCGCCGCCGACCGCACCGCCCGCTCGGCCCTCGCCGAACGCCTGACGGCAACCGGCACACGCACCGCCTACGTGTGCCGCCCGAACGAACTGAGCCAGGGCTGGACCCACGTCCGCTCAGGCCGCGCCGCAGTGGTCTGGACGACGGAAGCCTGA
- a CDS encoding anthranilate synthase component I, with translation MPQLETSRPRTGRAAPSGRWTTPVGVEVVRTTELLGSAAGLRTALEDTLDERRGMLLFRGPDRIIGYTDPPVEITATGQEIRATALNARGRVLLPALLALFSRAIGPGGRAEADGDTLRVRGGVPDGTFAEEDRTRQVGVFAAIRSVVEGLALPDDHLLGLYGAFGYDLIFQVDPVTLGQRRDPEDRDMVLHLPDTVYELDLKADEAIRHDYEFRVGASRTDGLDRATPARPFVPAAEAPERDHAPGEYARVVERARPLFRSGDLFEVVPSQSFHRVVRRPPSRLFRTLRERNPAPHSLLMNLAQDEYLVGASPEMFVRVTPRGAAGALVETSPISGTIARGRDALEDAERIRTLLNSAKDEHELTMCTDVDRNDKSRVCLPGTVQVTARRRIEKYSTLIHTVDRVEGVLRPDRDALDAFLAHLWAVTVTGAPKLSAIEFIERHERSPRRWYGGAVGRIGFDGGLDTVLTLRTIHLHDGVATVRAGATLLHDSSPEDEELETELKAKALLGVLDEPATVVRAARLRVDEGPGAGRRILLVDHRDSFVHCLAGYLRETGAEVGTYRSGGHLPLLAEQRPDLVVLSPGPGTPSDFGTAATLAEAERLGIPVFGVCLGLQGIVEYLGGTLGVLPEPVHGKPSRVRRTEADSMLLDGLPKSFTVGRYHSLYADPATLPDSLRVTAATEDGRVAMAVEAPRHQFAAVQFHPESIMTFAGHTGRQVVHNAVAHLTRTPIGALR, from the coding sequence ATGCCCCAGCTGGAAACCTCCCGGCCGCGTACCGGTCGGGCAGCCCCGTCCGGGCGGTGGACCACGCCCGTCGGCGTCGAGGTCGTCCGCACCACCGAGCTCCTCGGCTCCGCCGCCGGCCTGCGCACCGCTCTGGAGGACACCCTCGACGAGCGCCGCGGCATGCTGCTGTTCCGCGGTCCCGACCGGATCATCGGCTACACCGACCCGCCGGTCGAGATCACCGCGACCGGCCAGGAGATACGGGCCACCGCGCTCAACGCGCGCGGCCGAGTCCTGCTCCCCGCCCTGCTCGCGCTGTTCTCCCGGGCGATCGGCCCCGGCGGCCGCGCCGAGGCCGACGGTGACACCCTGCGCGTGCGCGGCGGCGTCCCGGACGGGACCTTCGCCGAGGAGGACCGCACCCGCCAGGTCGGCGTCTTCGCGGCCATCCGGTCCGTCGTCGAGGGGCTCGCCCTGCCCGACGACCACCTCCTCGGCCTCTACGGCGCCTTCGGCTACGACCTGATCTTCCAGGTCGACCCCGTGACGCTCGGCCAGCGGCGGGACCCCGAGGACCGGGACATGGTGCTGCATCTGCCGGACACCGTCTACGAACTCGACCTCAAGGCCGACGAGGCGATCCGGCACGACTACGAGTTCCGCGTCGGCGCCTCCCGCACCGACGGCCTGGACCGCGCCACTCCGGCCCGCCCCTTCGTGCCCGCCGCCGAGGCCCCCGAGCGGGACCACGCGCCCGGCGAGTACGCCCGGGTCGTCGAGCGGGCCCGTCCGCTCTTCCGCTCCGGCGACCTGTTCGAGGTCGTGCCCAGCCAGTCCTTCCACCGGGTCGTCCGGCGCCCCCCGTCCCGGCTCTTCCGCACCCTGCGCGAGCGCAACCCCGCCCCGCACAGCCTGCTGATGAACCTCGCCCAGGACGAGTACCTGGTCGGCGCCTCACCGGAGATGTTCGTCCGGGTCACCCCGCGCGGCGCGGCCGGCGCCCTGGTGGAGACCTCCCCGATCAGCGGCACCATCGCCCGCGGCCGGGACGCCCTGGAGGACGCCGAGCGGATCCGCACGCTGCTCAACTCCGCCAAGGACGAGCACGAGTTGACGATGTGCACGGACGTCGACCGCAACGACAAGTCCCGGGTCTGCCTGCCCGGCACCGTCCAGGTCACCGCCCGCCGCCGGATCGAGAAGTACTCCACTCTCATCCACACCGTCGACCGTGTTGAGGGCGTCCTGCGCCCCGACCGGGACGCGCTCGACGCCTTCCTCGCCCACCTGTGGGCGGTCACCGTCACCGGGGCGCCCAAGCTCTCCGCGATCGAGTTCATAGAACGGCACGAGCGCTCCCCGCGCCGCTGGTACGGGGGAGCGGTGGGCCGGATCGGCTTCGACGGCGGCCTGGACACCGTCCTGACGCTGCGCACCATCCACCTCCACGACGGCGTGGCCACGGTCCGGGCCGGCGCCACCCTGCTGCACGACTCCTCGCCCGAGGACGAGGAGCTGGAGACCGAGCTGAAGGCGAAGGCCCTGCTCGGGGTCCTGGACGAGCCCGCCACGGTCGTACGTGCGGCTCGGCTCCGCGTCGACGAGGGGCCGGGCGCCGGACGCCGGATCCTGCTCGTCGACCACCGTGACTCCTTCGTGCACTGCCTCGCCGGGTATCTGCGCGAGACCGGAGCCGAGGTCGGGACGTACCGCAGCGGCGGCCATCTGCCCCTGCTCGCCGAGCAGCGCCCCGACCTGGTGGTGCTCTCGCCCGGACCCGGCACGCCGTCCGACTTCGGCACCGCGGCCACGCTCGCCGAGGCCGAGCGGCTCGGCATCCCCGTCTTCGGCGTCTGCCTCGGCCTCCAGGGCATCGTCGAGTACCTCGGCGGCACCCTCGGCGTGCTGCCCGAGCCGGTGCACGGCAAGCCCTCCCGGGTCCGCCGCACCGAGGCCGACTCGATGCTGCTGGACGGACTGCCCAAGAGCTTCACCGTGGGCCGCTACCACTCCCTCTACGCCGACCCGGCCACCCTGCCCGACTCCCTGCGGGTCACGGCGGCCACCGAGGACGGGCGGGTCGCGATGGCCGTCGAGGCGCCCCGGCACCAGTTCGCCGCGGTCCAGTTCCACCCCGAGTCGATCATGACGTTCGCCGGGCACACCGGCCGGCAGGTCGTGCACAACGCGGTCGCGCACCTGACCCGTACCCCGATCGGAGCCCTGCGGTGA
- a CDS encoding 4'-phosphopantetheinyl transferase family protein yields the protein MSAVLPAPVSVSASGDPEPVDLAAVTALFEPRVIAAQAHTGELDFAQLPEPTRRLLRGYTAPLRRETFTAGRLAAARATAALTGMPRWLSADARGAPSWPYGVAGSLSHTNRVALCVTGPADGVGLGIDIEPLETGPELLSALHYVCTPEESERLRDVPDPARAVLRLFCVKEALYKALPPDTQDGVSFQSVDLEWEEPPAGRDPGEPVLLRVARGPAPGTEGRCAVLGSRMIAAVAVSWPRRSRSCTRPDPRLDPPIQQDGL from the coding sequence GTGAGCGCCGTGCTCCCGGCCCCGGTGTCGGTGTCGGCGAGCGGTGACCCCGAGCCCGTCGACCTGGCCGCCGTGACGGCCCTGTTCGAGCCGCGCGTGATCGCGGCGCAGGCGCACACCGGCGAACTGGACTTCGCCCAACTGCCCGAGCCCACCCGGCGGTTGCTGCGCGGCTACACCGCGCCGCTGCGCCGCGAGACGTTCACCGCGGGCCGGCTGGCCGCGGCCCGCGCCACCGCCGCGCTGACCGGGATGCCCCGGTGGCTGAGCGCGGACGCCCGCGGGGCGCCGAGCTGGCCGTACGGAGTGGCCGGTTCGCTCAGTCACACCAACCGGGTCGCCCTGTGCGTGACCGGGCCCGCCGACGGCGTCGGGCTCGGCATCGACATCGAACCCCTGGAGACGGGCCCGGAGTTGCTCTCCGCCCTGCACTACGTGTGCACCCCCGAGGAGAGCGAGCGGCTGCGCGACGTGCCCGACCCGGCCCGTGCCGTGCTCCGGCTGTTCTGCGTCAAGGAGGCCCTGTACAAGGCGCTGCCGCCGGACACCCAGGACGGCGTCTCCTTCCAGTCCGTCGACCTGGAGTGGGAGGAGCCGCCGGCCGGGCGGGACCCGGGCGAGCCGGTCCTGCTGCGCGTGGCGCGCGGCCCGGCGCCCGGCACCGAGGGCCGCTGCGCCGTCCTCGGCAGCCGGATGATCGCGGCGGTCGCCGTGTCCTGGCCGCGCCGCTCCCGCTCCTGTACCCGCCCCGATCCCCGCCTCGATCCCCCTATCCAGCAGGACGGACTGTAG
- a CDS encoding FAD/NAD(P)-binding protein: MTTRQHTVCVIGAGPRGLSVIERLCAAARAAAPDTAIGIHVVDPHAPGAGQVWRTSQSAHLLMNTVAGQISVFTDASVELTGPLEPGPSLHAWAEALLAGNIPGHYPDQVLDEARALGPDTYPTRAFYGHYLRWAFDRTVAGAPECVTVTWHRSRAVALDDEAAALATGHPPRQRVTLEDGGVLEHLDAVVLSQGHLPARPTAVEEQFAQLAREHGHTHLPPANPADTDLECVQPGQPVLLRGLGLNFFDYMALLTTGRGGSFTRVYGRLVYLPSGREPRMYAGSRRGVPYQARGENEKGAHGRHEPLLLTPARIARMRAARGADGADFLRDVWPLVAKEVETVYYRTLLTARGRGDRAEAFQRAFLRALPGTSAEETVLDAYEIGEKDRWDWDRLSRPYQDQEFGSPEDFTAWLLDHLREDVAEARSGNVSGPLKAALDVLRDLRNEIRLVVDHGGLHGDSHREHLDRWYTPLNAFLSIGPPASRIEEAAALIEAGVLHIVGPDLRVDVDRQGFHAHSPLVPGSRISAEVLIEARLPDITLSRTEDPLLRRLLDSGQCATHRIATRNGTWIHTEGVAVTARPFQLLDAARRPHPRRYAFGVPTESVHWVTAAGIRPGVNSVTLTDSDAIAQAALGAVLEQRDSLERTAA; encoded by the coding sequence ATGACCACCAGACAGCACACCGTGTGCGTGATAGGCGCGGGACCGCGGGGTCTCTCCGTGATCGAACGGCTCTGCGCCGCCGCCCGTGCCGCCGCCCCCGACACCGCGATCGGCATCCATGTCGTCGACCCGCACGCGCCCGGCGCCGGGCAGGTCTGGCGCACCAGCCAGTCCGCGCACCTGCTGATGAACACCGTGGCCGGACAGATCTCGGTGTTCACCGACGCCAGCGTCGAACTGACCGGCCCCCTGGAACCGGGCCCCAGCCTGCACGCCTGGGCCGAGGCCCTGCTCGCCGGGAACATCCCCGGCCACTACCCCGACCAAGTCCTCGACGAGGCCCGCGCGTTGGGCCCCGACACCTACCCCACCCGCGCCTTCTACGGCCACTACCTGCGCTGGGCCTTCGACCGTACGGTCGCGGGCGCCCCGGAGTGCGTGACCGTCACCTGGCACCGGTCCCGCGCGGTGGCCCTGGACGACGAGGCCGCCGCCCTCGCCACCGGTCATCCGCCACGCCAGCGCGTCACGCTGGAGGACGGCGGCGTCCTGGAGCACCTCGACGCGGTCGTCCTCTCCCAGGGCCACCTGCCCGCCCGGCCGACCGCGGTGGAGGAGCAGTTCGCCCAGCTGGCCCGTGAGCACGGCCACACCCACCTCCCGCCCGCCAACCCCGCCGACACCGACCTGGAGTGCGTCCAGCCCGGTCAGCCCGTGCTGCTGCGCGGGCTCGGCCTGAACTTCTTCGACTACATGGCCCTGCTCACCACCGGCCGCGGTGGCAGCTTCACCCGCGTCTACGGCCGCCTGGTCTACCTGCCCTCCGGCCGGGAGCCCCGGATGTACGCCGGCTCCCGGCGCGGGGTGCCCTACCAGGCGCGCGGCGAGAACGAGAAGGGTGCGCACGGCCGGCACGAGCCGCTGCTGCTCACCCCCGCCCGGATCGCCCGGATGCGGGCCGCGCGCGGCGCCGACGGCGCCGACTTCCTGCGGGACGTGTGGCCGCTGGTCGCCAAGGAGGTCGAGACCGTCTACTACCGGACGCTGCTGACCGCCCGCGGCCGCGGGGACCGGGCGGAGGCGTTCCAGCGGGCCTTCCTGCGCGCGCTGCCGGGCACGTCCGCGGAGGAGACGGTGCTCGACGCGTACGAGATCGGGGAGAAGGACCGCTGGGACTGGGACCGGCTCTCCCGGCCGTACCAGGACCAGGAGTTCGGCAGCCCGGAGGATTTCACGGCCTGGCTGCTGGACCATCTGCGCGAGGACGTCGCCGAGGCCCGCAGCGGCAATGTGAGCGGTCCGCTCAAGGCCGCCCTCGACGTGCTGCGCGATCTGCGCAACGAGATCCGGCTGGTCGTCGACCACGGCGGGCTGCACGGCGACTCCCACCGGGAGCACCTGGACCGCTGGTACACGCCGCTGAACGCGTTCCTGTCCATCGGGCCGCCCGCGTCCCGGATCGAGGAGGCGGCCGCGCTGATCGAGGCGGGCGTGCTGCACATCGTCGGCCCCGATCTGCGCGTCGATGTCGACCGGCAGGGCTTCCACGCCCACTCGCCGCTGGTGCCGGGCTCCCGGATCAGCGCCGAGGTGCTGATCGAGGCGCGGCTGCCCGACATCACGCTCAGCCGCACCGAGGACCCGCTGCTGCGGCGGCTGCTGGACAGCGGCCAGTGCGCCACGCACCGGATCGCCACCCGCAACGGCACCTGGATCCACACCGAGGGCGTCGCGGTCACCGCGCGCCCCTTCCAGCTCCTGGACGCCGCCCGGCGCCCGCACCCGCGCCGGTACGCCTTCGGGGTCCCCACGGAGTCGGTGCACTGGGTGACGGCGGCGGGCATCCGGCCCGGCGTCAACTCGGTCACCCTGACCGACTCCGACGCCATCGCGCAGGCGGCGCTGGGGGCGGTGCTGGAGCAGCGGGACAGTCTGGAGCGGACGGCTGCGTGA